One genomic segment of Natrialbaceae archaeon AArc-T1-2 includes these proteins:
- a CDS encoding pantoate kinase → MTDEATAFVPGHITGFFSAHHADDPTKAGSRGAGLTLTDGVTVTVRPAEKSELLLEGEPIDVEPVWTVLETLEVRARVAVESELPLGAGFGVSGAMALGTALAANRVFDRKLSANELVTIAHGAEVKAGTGLGDVVAQAHGGVPIRLEPGGPQHNALDAVPARARVEYVSFGELSTADVLSGDTDQLTAAGRQALSRIVEEPTLPSFIYASRRFAREAELLTPRVREALEDVAAVDGHASMAMLGETVFALGMGLSDAGYEPSVCATHPAGATLK, encoded by the coding sequence ATGACCGACGAGGCGACGGCGTTCGTTCCCGGGCACATCACGGGGTTTTTCAGTGCTCACCACGCCGACGACCCGACGAAAGCCGGCTCTCGAGGGGCCGGACTCACGCTCACGGACGGGGTAACGGTGACGGTGCGACCGGCAGAGAAAAGCGAACTACTGCTCGAGGGCGAGCCGATCGACGTCGAGCCGGTGTGGACGGTACTGGAGACCCTCGAGGTCCGGGCACGGGTAGCCGTCGAGTCGGAGCTGCCACTCGGGGCAGGCTTTGGCGTCTCTGGGGCGATGGCGCTTGGAACGGCGCTGGCGGCGAATCGCGTCTTCGACCGGAAGCTCTCGGCGAACGAACTGGTGACGATCGCCCACGGCGCGGAGGTGAAGGCGGGAACGGGACTCGGCGACGTCGTCGCACAGGCCCACGGCGGGGTGCCGATTCGTCTCGAGCCGGGCGGTCCACAGCACAACGCTCTCGATGCGGTCCCGGCGCGAGCGCGCGTCGAGTACGTCTCCTTCGGCGAGCTCTCGACGGCCGACGTGCTCTCGGGTGACACCGACCAGCTGACGGCGGCGGGACGACAGGCGCTGTCGCGGATCGTCGAGGAGCCGACGCTGCCGTCGTTCATCTACGCCTCGCGGCGGTTCGCTCGGGAGGCAGAGCTGTTGACCCCGCGCGTTCGCGAGGCGCTCGAGGACGTCGCCGCGGTCGACGGTCACGCGTCGATGGCGATGCTCGGCGAGACGGTCTTCGCGCTCGGGATGGGGCTGTCGGATGCGGGCTACGAGCCGTCGGTGTGTGCGACTCATCCGGCTGGCGCGACGCTGAAGTGA
- a CDS encoding DUF1508 domain-containing protein: MSGLSDAHDKLFRLYEHYVGEPDSAKDVYGYWLFIVGYVVGAAGVFTFVVGYAAEVDSFFHIRVSAVTAAAGLSIGLFGIVLMLPVRRRGIQAGVVGLLVALVGVGSFGVVYPSDWRGHGADYSVEVIMIYTTGLVIIAGVTALVPVVTGRKGMFVEEEGVTDDPPILTGDALEGAQFAVFRDENGDWVWHVLHLEALARSEERAINRPAAESDIDDVRSKIGSAGLMEITTSAFRLYEDETGRWRWLLMREDGSVVADATREFDDRDGVEESVSFLKDRGPEADVVDIDGAAFNYYEDDGEWRWRLLDDDRSVLATDESGYRTQAGAEDAASAFADQFDEARLLTISHLGVELRERGEGWHWRFVDERDDVVAESTVTFETRRDAEDATEALLSALGSASVTVAGEPTFELYERGENWRWRLVDAGEQVVARSPSDLESDRHGERQIDRFGSSAADADVVEIDGAEYEVYPEMGEKSRASGDEDDEGDTQWRWRLVTDGRDVVADSTTPHADPADARDAIDRMRRQASEADLIEFENAAFQVYEADDGEWRWRLIDEDGTVLADSGEEHTSRDEAAQAMMTLKEQAPDAELLEIDTAAFELFRDEDDRWGWRLIDEGGKLVAEDPTTHPTRGAAKQAMDRLVDHLEADVRTMERAIFQLESDEEGWHWRFVLPTNDTVARGEGTHPTRDELLESLGRVRETAENGSRHTIGDVTVQLYGDDEWRWRLLERDRSVVAESADAYAGRDVTLDAVERVTRHAADAPIFTIETAAIRLSDRDGWAWELIEADRETLGVCGETYAGREAAVDEIDRIRRLAPAAGRVEFDVASFELYESDDGWRWRLIDANGTTVATGVERYATGEKLRDDLENVRELIDHASILEIDGAAFELHATDDDGWIWKLVDEHGATMAESTRVYETRTDAREAMNDVKSHAPDGWITFTE; encoded by the coding sequence ATGTCAGGACTTTCGGACGCTCACGACAAGCTGTTTCGGTTGTACGAACACTACGTCGGCGAGCCCGACTCCGCGAAAGACGTCTACGGCTACTGGCTGTTCATCGTCGGCTACGTCGTCGGAGCGGCGGGCGTGTTCACGTTCGTCGTCGGCTACGCCGCCGAGGTCGATTCGTTCTTTCACATCAGGGTCTCCGCCGTCACGGCAGCGGCAGGGCTGTCGATCGGACTGTTCGGGATCGTCCTCATGTTGCCGGTACGTCGACGCGGCATCCAGGCGGGCGTCGTCGGCCTCCTCGTCGCGCTCGTCGGCGTCGGCTCGTTCGGCGTCGTCTATCCCAGCGACTGGCGAGGCCACGGCGCGGACTACAGCGTGGAGGTGATCATGATCTACACGACCGGTCTCGTGATCATCGCGGGCGTCACCGCGCTCGTGCCCGTCGTGACCGGCCGAAAGGGGATGTTCGTCGAGGAAGAAGGCGTCACGGACGATCCGCCGATCCTCACGGGCGACGCCCTCGAGGGCGCCCAGTTCGCGGTCTTTCGTGACGAGAACGGCGACTGGGTCTGGCACGTGCTCCACCTCGAGGCGCTTGCCCGAAGCGAAGAGCGCGCGATAAACAGGCCGGCGGCCGAGTCGGACATCGACGACGTCAGATCGAAGATCGGAAGCGCCGGTTTGATGGAGATCACGACGTCGGCGTTTCGGCTGTACGAAGACGAGACCGGTCGCTGGCGGTGGCTGCTCATGCGAGAGGACGGCAGCGTCGTCGCCGACGCCACACGCGAGTTCGACGACCGCGACGGCGTCGAGGAGTCGGTGAGCTTTCTCAAGGATCGCGGCCCCGAAGCCGACGTCGTCGACATCGACGGTGCCGCGTTCAACTACTACGAGGACGACGGCGAGTGGCGCTGGCGGCTGCTCGACGACGACCGATCGGTGCTCGCGACCGACGAGTCCGGCTATCGAACCCAGGCCGGGGCCGAAGACGCCGCGTCCGCGTTCGCCGATCAGTTCGACGAGGCCCGGCTGCTCACCATCTCACACCTCGGCGTCGAACTCCGCGAACGCGGGGAGGGCTGGCACTGGCGGTTCGTCGACGAACGGGACGACGTCGTCGCCGAGAGCACCGTCACCTTCGAGACGCGTCGGGACGCCGAGGACGCCACCGAGGCGTTGCTGTCCGCTCTCGGGTCGGCGTCGGTCACGGTCGCCGGCGAGCCGACGTTCGAGCTGTACGAACGCGGCGAGAACTGGCGCTGGCGGCTCGTCGACGCCGGCGAACAGGTGGTTGCCCGATCCCCGTCCGACCTCGAGTCCGACCGCCACGGTGAACGCCAGATCGACCGGTTCGGCTCGAGCGCCGCCGACGCGGACGTCGTCGAGATCGACGGTGCGGAGTACGAGGTGTACCCGGAGATGGGCGAGAAGAGCCGCGCGAGCGGGGATGAAGACGACGAGGGCGACACGCAATGGCGCTGGCGGCTGGTGACGGACGGTCGCGACGTCGTCGCCGACAGCACGACCCCCCACGCCGATCCGGCGGACGCCCGGGACGCGATCGACCGGATGCGACGCCAGGCGAGCGAGGCGGACCTCATCGAGTTCGAAAACGCCGCGTTCCAGGTCTACGAGGCCGACGACGGCGAGTGGCGCTGGCGGCTCATCGACGAGGACGGCACCGTCCTCGCCGACAGCGGCGAGGAACACACCTCGCGAGACGAAGCCGCCCAGGCGATGATGACGCTGAAAGAACAGGCCCCCGACGCCGAACTGCTCGAGATCGATACGGCCGCCTTCGAGCTGTTCAGAGACGAGGACGACCGCTGGGGGTGGCGGCTCATCGACGAGGGCGGCAAGCTGGTCGCCGAGGACCCGACCACGCACCCGACCCGCGGGGCCGCAAAGCAGGCGATGGACCGGCTGGTCGACCACCTCGAGGCGGACGTGCGAACGATGGAGCGTGCGATCTTCCAGCTCGAAAGCGACGAAGAAGGCTGGCACTGGCGGTTCGTCCTTCCCACCAACGACACCGTCGCGAGAGGCGAGGGCACGCACCCGACGCGGGACGAACTCCTCGAGAGCCTCGGTCGCGTCCGCGAGACGGCCGAAAACGGGAGTCGGCACACGATCGGCGACGTGACCGTCCAGCTCTACGGCGACGACGAGTGGCGCTGGCGGCTGCTCGAACGCGATCGGTCCGTCGTCGCGGAGTCGGCCGACGCCTACGCCGGCCGGGACGTCACCCTCGACGCCGTCGAACGAGTCACGCGCCACGCCGCGGACGCCCCAATCTTCACCATCGAGACGGCAGCCATCCGGCTCTCCGATCGCGACGGCTGGGCGTGGGAACTGATCGAAGCCGACCGCGAGACCCTCGGCGTCTGTGGCGAAACGTACGCCGGCCGCGAGGCTGCAGTCGACGAGATCGATCGAATCCGCCGACTCGCACCCGCAGCCGGCCGGGTCGAGTTCGACGTGGCGTCGTTCGAGTTGTACGAGAGCGACGACGGGTGGCGCTGGCGGCTCATCGACGCGAACGGGACGACGGTCGCGACGGGCGTCGAACGCTACGCGACGGGCGAGAAGCTCAGAGACGACCTCGAGAACGTTCGGGAGTTGATCGACCACGCGAGCATCCTCGAGATCGACGGTGCTGCCTTCGAGTTACACGCCACGGACGACGACGGCTGGATCTGGAAACTGGTGGACGAACACGGCGCGACGATGGCCGAGAGCACCCGGGTATACGAGACCCGGACGGACGCACGGGAAGCGATGAACGACGTCAAGTCTCACGCACCCGACGGCTGGATCACGTTTACCGAGTGA
- a CDS encoding phosphopantothenate/pantothenate synthetase translates to MSDHETAPPEVDHEDEIPADHPRYTDLLTRHRIEAGVEKGITHLQGMHAEGRGSAFDYLLGEQTLPTADEAERAAAAHLLLADHPVLSINGNVAALVPGEIVILAETVEADLEINLFNRTPERIEAIADHLREHGADAGEIKGLEADARLPNLEHERAKVDADGIYAADVVMVPLEDGDRAEALDELGKTEIVIDLNPLSRSPQVADVPIVDNIVRAVPNVTDHARELADADPADLEAVVESFDPDDALAEAEERIRRGAVDD, encoded by the coding sequence ATGAGCGACCACGAGACCGCCCCGCCAGAGGTCGACCACGAGGACGAGATTCCGGCGGATCATCCCCGGTACACCGACCTGCTCACCCGCCACCGGATCGAGGCTGGCGTCGAGAAGGGGATCACCCACCTCCAGGGGATGCACGCCGAGGGACGGGGCAGCGCGTTCGATTACCTGCTCGGCGAACAGACGCTCCCGACGGCCGATGAGGCGGAACGGGCGGCAGCCGCCCACCTGCTGTTAGCGGACCATCCCGTCCTCTCGATCAACGGCAACGTCGCGGCGCTCGTCCCCGGGGAGATCGTCATCCTCGCCGAGACCGTTGAGGCCGACCTCGAGATCAACCTCTTCAACCGAACGCCCGAACGGATCGAGGCGATCGCCGACCACCTCCGCGAGCACGGTGCCGACGCCGGGGAGATCAAGGGCCTCGAGGCGGACGCCCGACTCCCGAACCTCGAGCACGAACGCGCGAAAGTCGACGCCGACGGCATCTACGCAGCCGACGTCGTGATGGTGCCACTCGAGGACGGCGATCGCGCGGAGGCGCTCGACGAACTGGGCAAAACCGAGATCGTCATCGACCTCAACCCACTCTCGCGCTCGCCCCAGGTCGCCGACGTACCGATCGTCGACAACATCGTCCGGGCGGTGCCGAACGTCACCGACCACGCTCGCGAGCTGGCCGACGCCGATCCGGCCGACCTCGAGGCCGTCGTCGAGTCGTTCGACCCCGACGACGCGCTCGCGGAGGCAGAAGAACGGATCCGACGCGGTGCGGTCGACGACTGA
- a CDS encoding ABC transporter substrate-binding protein yields the protein MLSEADRPFVDRLAAGLGDEPARVLAFLVLRSEQYPDADPPTETVVQIGTGLNRSRVGDALDTLDERNLVVETTVRTETPGRPPTAWHASESGDRQEVVRRVHDGHAERLLAQGRRLCGDADDSENGREGDEREVDDLGVDDGDSDDSTVDVTIGLNWQPNGLQLPIYAAMTAGSYTTRETFGDAFERVGQLEGRRVGMPAASETSLLGRLFLTQAGVLEDVECVDLAGEELAALESESVDAVTGMFFDPLRLEEAGATVDVVHVADRFPVYGPALVTREDAVPNRRRLLRAIVGGTVEGWTVATQSPADAIECVAARTDAAAAWIERVFDRAVARFGSTEAVRKHGWGWHDRETWTRLETALAQVDLLESEP from the coding sequence GTGCTGTCCGAGGCCGATCGGCCGTTCGTCGATCGCCTCGCCGCGGGACTCGGCGACGAGCCCGCCCGGGTGCTGGCGTTCCTGGTCTTGCGTTCGGAACAGTATCCGGACGCCGATCCGCCGACTGAGACGGTCGTCCAGATCGGGACGGGGCTCAACCGGAGTCGGGTCGGGGACGCGCTCGACACCCTGGACGAGAGAAATCTGGTGGTCGAGACGACCGTCCGGACCGAGACGCCCGGCCGGCCGCCCACCGCCTGGCACGCGTCGGAATCGGGAGACCGGCAGGAGGTGGTCCGCCGGGTCCACGACGGACACGCCGAGCGATTACTCGCCCAGGGACGGCGGCTCTGTGGCGATGCAGACGACAGCGAAAACGGACGCGAGGGCGACGAGCGAGAAGTCGACGATCTGGGAGTCGACGATGGCGATTCCGACGACTCCACTGTCGACGTCACGATCGGGCTCAACTGGCAGCCAAACGGTCTCCAGCTCCCGATTTATGCTGCGATGACGGCCGGGAGCTACACGACGCGGGAGACGTTCGGCGACGCGTTCGAGCGCGTCGGTCAACTCGAGGGTCGTCGCGTCGGCATGCCGGCCGCCTCGGAGACCAGCCTGCTCGGTCGGCTCTTTCTCACGCAGGCGGGCGTTCTCGAGGACGTCGAGTGCGTCGACCTGGCGGGCGAGGAACTCGCGGCGCTCGAATCGGAGTCGGTCGACGCCGTCACGGGCATGTTCTTCGATCCGCTCCGGCTCGAAGAGGCGGGCGCGACCGTCGACGTCGTCCACGTCGCCGACCGGTTCCCGGTCTACGGCCCGGCGCTCGTCACGCGCGAGGACGCGGTACCGAACCGCCGTCGGCTCCTCCGGGCGATCGTCGGCGGAACGGTCGAAGGCTGGACCGTCGCCACCCAGTCGCCGGCCGACGCCATCGAGTGCGTCGCGGCGCGAACGGACGCCGCCGCGGCGTGGATCGAACGCGTCTTCGACCGTGCGGTCGCGAGGTTCGGCTCGACGGAGGCGGTCAGAAAACACGGCTGGGGGTGGCACGACCGCGAGACGTGGACCCGACTGGAGACCGCCCTCGCACAGGTCGATCTGCTCGAGTCCGAGCCCTGA
- a CDS encoding amino acid permease — MSEEELAKDLGLLSALTIGIGTMIGAGIFVLPGVAAQEAGPIVVVSFLIGGLIAMINALAVSELGTAMPKAGGGYYYINRALGPAFGSISGLGDWMGLAFASAFYCIGFGGYLVGMLEGTAFALPTLELWLFVVTDIQLGALIAGVIFVGVNYIGAKETGGIQTVIVLLLLGILTVFAASGLLHFDWGTLTTDGFAPTEDGYGAVLPATALVFVSFLGYAKIATVAEELKNPGRNLPLAVIGSVAIVTVIYAILVGLMVGIVPWDILDDETPVSQVAERTFAGLPVLEVIGVGAISFAALLATASSANASILSSARINFAMGRDRIVTDWLNEIHPSFATPYRSIALTGGLIIAFIVALGQDLEVLATAASILHLIVYALMNAALIVFREADVPEYDPDFRVPLYPITPILGATLSIGLIAFMEPHVILLSFAFVVGSLLWYGLYGRQTTTDSGVLSRYVLERTEAMPDAAVSAVEVASPEQGGPDRIMVPVANPRTEGALIDVASTLADERDGVVHAVHIVEVPDQTALERAKAAGAIDAESERLLEQARERVTDRGVEIETTTILSHRSFEEVFDAARRYDADTVVMGWGEDRPWSAGRAERPLDELAMDLPCDFLVLRDRDFDASRILLPTAGGPDSDLGAEVVRSLQSAVGADVRLLHVVDDEHEQAAGETFLAEWADDHDLADADLTVDTTGDVEGAIAREADDRTLVVIGATERGLLSRLVKRSLVFDVVDEVDCSVLLTERPTERTLWERLFRRE; from the coding sequence ATGAGCGAGGAGGAACTCGCGAAAGACCTCGGACTGCTCTCGGCGTTGACGATCGGTATCGGGACGATGATCGGCGCGGGTATCTTCGTGTTGCCGGGCGTCGCGGCCCAGGAGGCGGGACCGATCGTCGTCGTCTCGTTTCTCATCGGTGGGCTGATCGCCATGATCAACGCCTTGGCGGTCAGCGAACTCGGGACCGCGATGCCGAAAGCCGGCGGCGGCTACTACTACATCAACCGCGCGCTCGGGCCGGCGTTCGGCTCGATCTCCGGACTCGGCGACTGGATGGGACTGGCTTTCGCATCCGCGTTCTACTGCATCGGCTTCGGTGGCTACCTCGTCGGTATGCTCGAGGGGACGGCCTTCGCACTCCCGACGCTCGAACTCTGGCTGTTCGTGGTGACGGACATTCAACTCGGGGCGTTGATTGCCGGCGTCATCTTCGTCGGAGTCAATTACATCGGCGCCAAAGAGACCGGCGGCATCCAGACCGTCATCGTGTTGCTGTTACTCGGTATCCTCACCGTCTTCGCCGCGTCGGGACTGTTGCACTTCGACTGGGGGACGCTGACTACCGACGGTTTCGCTCCCACGGAAGACGGCTACGGCGCCGTTCTTCCCGCGACGGCGCTCGTGTTCGTCTCCTTTCTGGGTTACGCAAAGATCGCCACCGTCGCAGAGGAGCTGAAAAACCCTGGGCGGAACTTGCCGCTCGCCGTGATCGGCAGCGTCGCCATCGTCACGGTCATCTACGCCATCCTCGTCGGGTTGATGGTCGGAATCGTTCCCTGGGACATCCTCGACGACGAGACGCCCGTCTCCCAGGTCGCCGAGCGTACGTTCGCCGGACTGCCCGTCCTCGAGGTGATCGGCGTTGGTGCCATCTCCTTTGCGGCGTTGCTCGCAACGGCCTCGAGCGCGAACGCCTCGATCCTCTCGTCGGCCCGGATCAACTTCGCGATGGGTCGGGATCGAATCGTCACCGACTGGCTCAACGAGATCCACCCCAGCTTCGCAACGCCGTATCGGTCGATCGCACTCACCGGCGGACTCATCATCGCCTTCATCGTCGCTCTGGGACAGGATCTCGAGGTGCTGGCGACGGCCGCGAGCATCCTCCACCTGATCGTCTACGCGCTGATGAACGCCGCGTTGATCGTCTTCAGAGAGGCCGACGTGCCCGAGTACGATCCCGACTTCCGGGTGCCGCTGTATCCGATCACGCCGATCCTCGGGGCGACCCTGTCGATCGGGTTGATCGCGTTCATGGAGCCACACGTCATCCTGTTGAGCTTCGCGTTCGTCGTCGGCTCGTTGCTCTGGTACGGGCTATACGGCCGTCAGACCACGACCGATTCGGGCGTCTTGAGCCGGTACGTCTTAGAGCGCACCGAAGCGATGCCCGACGCCGCCGTCTCGGCCGTCGAGGTCGCCAGCCCGGAGCAGGGCGGCCCCGACCGGATCATGGTCCCGGTCGCGAACCCCCGCACTGAGGGGGCGTTGATCGACGTCGCGAGCACGCTCGCGGACGAACGCGACGGCGTGGTCCACGCCGTCCACATCGTCGAGGTCCCCGACCAGACCGCCCTCGAGCGGGCCAAGGCCGCCGGAGCCATCGACGCCGAATCCGAACGGCTCCTCGAGCAGGCACGCGAACGCGTCACAGATCGTGGCGTCGAGATCGAGACCACCACGATCCTCTCGCATCGCTCCTTCGAGGAGGTCTTCGACGCCGCCCGTCGGTACGACGCCGACACCGTCGTGATGGGCTGGGGCGAGGACCGACCGTGGAGCGCGGGACGTGCCGAGCGCCCGCTCGACGAGCTCGCGATGGACTTGCCCTGTGATTTCCTCGTCTTGCGAGACCGGGACTTCGACGCCTCCCGCATCCTGTTGCCGACCGCCGGCGGTCCGGACTCGGATCTGGGCGCGGAGGTCGTCCGGTCGCTGCAGTCGGCGGTCGGCGCCGACGTCCGCCTGCTCCACGTCGTCGACGACGAGCACGAGCAGGCGGCCGGCGAGACGTTCCTCGCGGAGTGGGCCGACGACCACGACCTCGCCGACGCCGACCTGACCGTGGACACCACCGGCGACGTCGAGGGAGCGATCGCCCGCGAAGCCGACGACCGGACGCTGGTCGTGATCGGGGCGACCGAACGCGGGCTGCTCTCACGACTCGTCAAGCGTTCACTCGTGTTCGACGTCGTCGACGAGGTCGACTGTTCGGTGTTGCTGACCGAGCGACCGACCGAGCGGACGCTCTGGGAACGGCTGTTCCGACGCGAGTAG
- a CDS encoding protein-L-isoaspartate(D-aspartate) O-methyltransferase — translation MPVPGPGPDPDPEVDLERARERLVAGLERRVDDERVLEAMAAVPRHAFVPDERRDSAYADRPLPIGDGQTISAPHMVAVMAELLALEPGEDVLEVGTGCGYHAAVTAELVGPDHVYTVEYGEELAEGARDRLAELGYEDVSVRIGDGREGWAEHAPYDAAYVTCATADLPDPVVDQVRTGGRLLAPVGRVQQTLVHARKREDGTLERTDHGAVRFVRMRG, via the coding sequence ATGCCCGTTCCCGGACCCGGACCCGACCCCGACCCCGAGGTCGACCTCGAGCGCGCCCGCGAGCGGCTGGTCGCCGGCCTCGAGCGGCGCGTCGACGACGAGCGCGTGCTCGAGGCGATGGCCGCCGTCCCACGACACGCGTTCGTCCCCGACGAGCGCCGAGATAGCGCCTACGCGGATCGGCCGCTGCCGATCGGCGACGGCCAGACGATCAGCGCGCCGCACATGGTCGCCGTCATGGCCGAGCTGCTCGCGCTCGAGCCCGGCGAGGACGTCCTCGAGGTCGGCACCGGCTGTGGCTACCACGCCGCGGTGACGGCCGAACTCGTCGGTCCGGACCACGTCTACACCGTCGAGTACGGCGAGGAACTCGCCGAGGGGGCACGCGACCGGCTCGCGGAGCTCGGATACGAGGACGTCTCGGTGCGGATCGGAGACGGTCGCGAGGGGTGGGCCGAACACGCACCCTACGACGCCGCCTACGTCACCTGTGCGACGGCCGACCTCCCCGACCCCGTCGTCGACCAGGTCCGGACCGGCGGGCGACTGCTCGCGCCGGTCGGGAGGGTTCAGCAGACGCTCGTCCACGCCCGCAAACGCGAGGACGGGACGCTCGAGCGAACCGACCACGGCGCGGTCCGGTTCGTCCGGATGCGGGGGTAG
- a CDS encoding HVO_0476 family zinc finger protein: MNETQDRIPTPCPACSPELETVHEVLSTGGAVTVRCSECGHVHKVQPEPEREVTVDVVISQDGESVTANVTTPEGETIAVGDEFIVETEEMLATVRVTSVQVGDEKRVEEATADDVVTVWSREVDNVGVNVTIHPQDGSREDSRSTTVYVPGDDEFEVGSVEAFGDDEFEIDAVVVRDDAAGYDRDRYELEGDAVLAKDAKRVYAYDQQTSAWSAW, encoded by the coding sequence ATGAACGAGACACAGGACCGCATTCCGACGCCCTGTCCGGCCTGTTCGCCGGAGCTCGAGACGGTCCACGAGGTTCTCTCGACCGGCGGCGCGGTGACGGTCCGCTGTAGCGAGTGTGGCCACGTCCACAAGGTACAGCCCGAACCCGAACGCGAGGTGACCGTCGACGTCGTCATCTCCCAGGACGGGGAGTCCGTGACCGCGAACGTGACGACGCCCGAAGGCGAGACGATCGCGGTCGGCGACGAGTTCATCGTCGAGACCGAGGAGATGCTCGCGACCGTTCGAGTGACGAGCGTCCAGGTCGGCGACGAGAAACGCGTCGAGGAGGCCACCGCAGACGACGTCGTCACCGTCTGGAGCCGCGAGGTCGACAACGTCGGCGTCAACGTGACGATCCACCCACAGGACGGCTCGCGAGAGGACAGCCGGAGCACGACGGTGTACGTCCCCGGCGACGACGAGTTCGAGGTCGGATCGGTCGAGGCGTTCGGCGACGACGAGTTCGAGATCGACGCCGTCGTCGTCCGCGACGACGCGGCCGGTTACGATCGCGACCGGTACGAACTCGAGGGTGACGCCGTCCTCGCGAAGGACGCGAAACGGGTCTACGCCTACGACCAGCAGACCTCCGCCTGGTCCGCCTGGTAG
- a CDS encoding polymer-forming cytoskeletal protein, with protein sequence MAFSRDPFTELVVPSGTEAQERDLVTDGDVLVGARSSVDFGVRGRNVIAGEGARFAGDIEADGDCRLDMWCEADGNVLVGEDAYIGERVHVGGELKVAGDLDIGDDVEVEEGFEANGWIVIRNPMPTIVFLFVYLKHLLLVGDEDTARQLVSELLEDDADDDVDPLVIPRNATVSDDAWRVSTPATIGDDCRLYGNVRAETVDVGAGCNIFGSLRARGDVAIGSETRIHGDVTTRDGSVTVAEGARVLGDVSAVDLELGPGAEVDGTIRADGEITMATGERDIE encoded by the coding sequence GTGGCGTTCAGCAGGGATCCGTTCACCGAACTCGTCGTTCCGTCGGGCACCGAAGCCCAGGAGCGCGATCTCGTGACCGACGGGGACGTCCTCGTCGGCGCGCGCTCGAGCGTCGACTTCGGCGTTCGCGGGCGAAACGTGATCGCGGGAGAAGGAGCGCGCTTCGCGGGCGACATCGAGGCAGACGGCGACTGCCGGCTCGACATGTGGTGTGAAGCCGACGGGAACGTTCTCGTCGGCGAGGATGCCTACATCGGCGAACGGGTCCACGTCGGCGGCGAGTTGAAAGTCGCCGGCGATTTGGACATCGGCGACGACGTCGAGGTCGAGGAGGGATTCGAGGCAAACGGCTGGATCGTCATCCGCAACCCGATGCCGACGATCGTCTTTCTGTTCGTCTACCTGAAACACCTGCTTCTGGTCGGCGACGAAGACACCGCCCGACAGCTCGTCTCGGAGCTACTCGAGGACGACGCAGACGACGACGTCGACCCGCTCGTGATCCCTCGGAACGCGACGGTCAGCGACGACGCCTGGCGCGTCTCGACGCCGGCGACGATCGGCGACGACTGTCGGCTCTACGGGAACGTCCGCGCCGAGACGGTCGACGTTGGTGCGGGCTGTAACATCTTCGGTAGCCTGCGAGCCCGCGGCGACGTCGCCATCGGTTCCGAAACCAGAATCCACGGCGACGTGACGACCCGCGACGGATCGGTCACCGTCGCCGAGGGAGCCCGCGTCCTCGGCGACGTCTCTGCCGTCGACCTCGAGCTCGGGCCCGGTGCCGAGGTCGACGGGACGATTCGGGCAGACGGCGAGATCACGATGGCGACGGGCGAACGCGACATCGAGTGA
- a CDS encoding DUF5800 family protein has protein sequence MTTLAFDEDGVDVVYEGTEFRLERDLVEEAIDKPYYEVTDHEVLKMVAEQPNLKGEPRRIGDILD, from the coding sequence ATGACTACGCTCGCGTTCGACGAGGACGGCGTCGACGTCGTCTACGAAGGAACCGAGTTCCGCCTCGAGCGAGATCTCGTCGAGGAAGCGATCGACAAACCCTACTACGAGGTAACCGACCACGAGGTGTTGAAGATGGTCGCCGAACAGCCGAACCTGAAAGGCGAGCCGCGACGGATCGGAGATATTCTCGACTGA